The genomic interval GTGGCCTCCGTCGCGCGCAGCGTCAGCGGCAGCCGGGGAAAGCGCCGCAGGCCTTCCTTCTCCTGCGCGGAGAAGATGCGCTGGAGCACCGCGTCCAGGGAAGAGCGGTCCTCACCCGCGCCGTAGCGCACCGTGAGCAGGTAGCCCGGCTCCTCGCGAGGAGGCTCCACCGCCACCACCTCGCCCAGGACCTCCACTGGCTTGGGAACACCTCCGAGATACAGCTCGAAGGTGAAGCGAGTACCCAGCGGCAGGCTCCGGCGCGTCCGCAGGGTGACGCCTCCTTGACCCACGCTGCGCGTGTACTCCCCCACCAGGGACTGCGGGCTCTTGTAGGCCACCTTCAGTCGCACGCTCTTGTTCACGCACCCGTCACTCTGCGCTCTTCCAAGAGGGAGCTCAAGTTTACCCCAGTCTGATGGGTAGGGCGCTGCAACGCGGCAAACACCTGACCTTCCAGGTGTGACGGGTTGTCTGGATGTCGTGGACCCACCGGCGGCGTGTACCGACCTGTTGCGCTTTCTTGACCCCCCTGGGGGGGCCGCGTATGAATGCCGCCCGGTAGTGGCAAGAAGTGGGAAGGAGTGGAGCTTCATCCCTTCGTGGGCTGAAAAGGTGGATCGTCCCCTGTGTTCCGAGGCGTCTATGAGCACCAGATCGACGCGAAGGGGCGGACGAGCCTCCCGGCGAAGCTCCGGGAAACCCTGGTCGGGGCGTATGACGAGCGGCTCATCATCACCACGGCCCTGGACCGGTGCCTCCACGCCTACCCGGTGCGGGAGTGGGAGGCGCTCGAGGCGTCTCTCGCGCGGCGCAACCCCATGGAGCCCGGGGTGAAGACGCTGATGCGCCTGTACGTGGCGAGCGCGCAGGAGTGCCCGTTGGACCGTCTGGGCCGCCTGCTCATCCCCCCCTCACTTCGAAGCTATGCGGGGTTGGAGAAGGACGTGGTGTGGGCGGGGATGGTGAAGGTCATCGAGCTGTGGAGCCGCGAGGGTTGGGCGAAGGCCCAGGAAGAGGCCCGCCAGGAAGCGGCCTCCGCGGACGTGATGAAGGTGCTCTCCGAGCTGCGGCACGCGTAGCCGGAAAGTCGACAGAAGGCGTGAGTCCCGAGAGGGTGGTACGCGTATGAATCAGGTTCTGGAGGTACGGCGGAGGGCGACCAGCGCGGTGGTGGGCGCGGAGCGTGTGGAGACGCTCATGCTGGAGGGCGAGCTGGACGAGCAGGACCTGGTGAAGCTGTGCGACGAAATCACCCAGCGCATGCACCGCGGGATGCGCCAGGTGGTGTTGGACCTGTCCGAGGTGGGGCACCTCAACTACCGGGGCGTCAAGCCGCTGATGGCCCGGGCCGAGGCGCTGCGCCGCGCGGGGGGCGACCTCAAGCTGTCCGGCCTGTCGCCGTACCTGGCCGCCATCTTCCGGGCCGCCGGCGCGCACGACGCGTTTGAAATCTACCCGCACATGAACGATGCCCGCGCCGCCTTCGCGCTCGCGCGGTCTCCCTTCGTCTGAGTGCTCGTGGGGGCCTCGGACTTCCATCACCACACCGTCTTGCTGCGTGAAGCGGTGGAGTTGCTGCGGCCAGGAGCGGGGAAGGTGATCATCGACGGCACACTGGGTGGTGGTGGCCACACGGAGGCGCTCCTGGCTCAGGGGGCGTCCGTCGTCGGCGTCGACCGCGACCCGGTGGCGCTCGCGGCGGCCACCTCGCGCCTGGGGTCCAACCCCCGCTTCCAGGGCCGCGCGGGCAACTTCGCGGACCTGCCGCGCGTGGCCGCGGACCTGATGCCCGTGGATGGCGTGCTGGTGGACCTGGGCGTGTCCTCGCCCCAGTTGGATGTCGCCGAGCGCGGCTTCTCCTTCTCCAAGGACGGCCCGCTGGACATGCGCATGGGGGCCGACGGCCTCACGGCCGCGGAGCTCATCGCCTCCACCGACGAGCAGGAGCTCGTGCGCATCCTGAAGGAATACGGCGAAGAGCCGTTCGCGCGGCCCATCGCCCGCGAGCTCAAGCGCGCGCTGCCCACGCGCACGCTGGAGGCGGCGGAGGTCGTCAAGCGCGCGGTGCCTCGCAAGGCGTGGCCCACGCGCATCCACGTCGCCACCCGGACCTTCCAGGCGCTGCGCATGGCGGTCAACCAGGAGCTGGAGGCGCTCGACTCGCTGTTGTCCGCGCTGCCCTCGCTGCTCAAGGTGGGCGGCCGCGCGGCGGTCATCTCCTTCCACTCGCTGGAGGACCGCAAGGTGAAGGAGGCGTTCCGCGCGCTGGAGGGCCGCTGCACCTGCCCGCCGGGCCTGCCCGTCTGCGCCTGCGGCTACGTGGGCAACTTCACCGTGGTGACGAAGAAGGCCGTGGCCGCCTCGGAAGAAGAGGTGGAGGTCAATCCCCGCTCTCGAAGCGCGCACCTGCGCGTGGTGGAGAAAGTGCGATGAGCAAGGCGTCGTCCCAGCGTGGCTCCGTGTCGGTGACGGGCGTGCTGATGCATCTGTTGCCCGCCGTCCTCCTGTTCGCCCTCTTCGCCGCGGTGGGCATCCTCCACGTCACCAGCCGGGTGATGGTGGTGGACATGGGCTACCGCCTGTCGCGCGCGGAGGCGGAGAGCCGCTCGCTGACGCGGGAGAATGATCGCCTCAAGCTGGAGCTGGCCACGCTCAAGGCCCCGGGCCGTCTGGAGCGCGTGGCCCGCGAGCAGCTGGGCATGGCCATGCCCGCCGGAAGCGCGGTGGTGTCGCTGTCCGCGGAGAAGCCCGCGCGGAGCAGCGCGTCCGCGGCGGCCCCGTCCCAGGACAAGCCCGGCGTGCGGGTGGCGGGACGCGGAGGCGCGGGGCGGTGAGGGACTTCAAGGCGACCCGGGCTCCCGAGCCCAACGCGAAGGGACTGAAGCTGCGCGTGCAGCTCTTGTTCGGCCTCTTCCTGCTCCTTCTGGGGGTTGCCTTCGGCCGCGCCGTGCAGCTCCAGGTGTTCGAGCAGGAGAAGCTGCGCGGGATGGCCCAGGACCAGTACGTCCGCCAGATTGAGATTCCGGCCCGCCGCGGCGACATCTTCGACCGGCGCGGCGCGCCCCTGGCCCAGAGCGTGGAGGTGGACTCCATCTGGGTGGACCCGTCCATGCTTCCCGACGTGCGCCAGTCCGCGCGCGCGATGGCCAAGGTGTTGAAGGTGGACGCGGAGGAGCTGACCGCGCGCCTGACGCGGGCCAAGCGCTTCGCGTGGGTGAAGCGCCAGGCCAAGCCCCAGGAAGTGGCCGCCGTGAAGGAGCTGGGCCTGCCGGGGCTGGGCTTCACCAAGGAGCCCAAGCGCTTCTATCCGCAGCGCGAACTGGGCGCGCACGTGGTGGGCACCGTGGGCCTGGACGGCAAGGGCCTGGAGGGCCTGGAGCTCGCGTTCGAGGACGAGCTGTCCGGACAGAACTCCCGCATGTCGGGCTTCCGCGACGCCAAGGGCCGCAAGCTGCTGGTGCAGGGCGCGTTGGATCCGCTCCAGCGTCAGGGCGCGGCCGTCACGCTGACGCTGGACAGGCATCTGCAGTACGTGGCGGAGAAGGCCCTGGCCAAGGCCGTGGAGGACGCCAAGGGCGTCGCCGGCATGGTGGTGGCGTTGGATCCGAAGACGGGTGAGCTCCTGGCGCTGGCCAACTACCCACGCTTCAACCCCAACACCCCCGAGTCCAGCTCTCGCGCGGGGATGCGCAACCGCGCCGCCCTGGACACCTTCGAGCCGGGCTCCACGCTCAAACCGCTGGTGGTCGCAACCGCGCTGGACGAGAAGGCGATAACCTCCGAGAGCGTCTTCTTCTGTGAGAACGGCGCCTGGCGGATTGGCCGCCACACCATCAACGACCATGGTTCCCACGGGTGGTTGGCCCCGAGGGACATCCTGCGGACCTCCTCGAATATCTGCATGGCGAAGATTGCCCAGGTCCTGGGCCGCGAGAAGATGGTGGCCGGCTACCACGCCTTCGGCTTCACCGAGCGCACCGGGCTGTCCCTTCCTGGCGAGGGCCGGGGCGTCATCCCGTTCCCGAAGGCGGAAGTGTCCCTGGCCACCCAGTCCTTCGGGCAGGGCATGACGGCCACCGCGGTGCAGATTGCGGCTGGCATTGGTGCGCTGGCTAACGATGGCGTGCTCATGCGTCCCTACCTGGTGTCGAAGGTGGTGGACCCTGACGGAGTCGTGCTGTTGGAGAACCGCCCCACGGAAGTTCGCCGGGCGGTCTCCGCGAAGGTGGCGCGGGAGGTCGTGGGCATGCTCGAGTCCGTGGTGGGCAAGGGAGGCACCGCGACCCGCGCCTTCATGGAGGAGTACCGGGTGGCGGGCAAGACGGGCACCGCCCAGAAGGCGGACCCGGTGGCCCGTGGCTACTCGGACAAGCGCATCGGTTCCTTCGTCGGCATGGTGCCGGCCGAGGATCCTCGCATCGTCATTCTCGTGGTGGTGGACGAACCCAAGACAGACGTGTACGGGGGGTTCGTGGCTGCCCCCGCTTTCAAGGAAATTGCGACCGCTGCCATGGCTCACCTGGCCGTGCCTCCGTCTCGGACGGCGGCACCCGGGAGCGCCGTGGCTGCCGCATCCCCCGCGCCTGCCGCGGCGAAGCCGGTGGCCAAGGCCACCGAGCCCGTCCGGCCGGTGTTGGTGGAGGCGGATTCGGAGAGCCCTGACCTCGGCACGGTGCGTGTGCCGGACGTCCAGGGCGCCGGTGGCCGTGAGGCCGTGGTGAAGCTGCTCGCCGCGGCATTGGAGCCACAGGTACAGGGAAGTGGACGTGTGGTGTCTCAAACCCCCGCCGCCGGCTCGCTGGTGGAGAAGGGGGCCCGGGTGACGCTGGAGCTGGCGGCGCGGCAATAAGGCCGCGCTGACTCCAGGCCCCGTGCTTGCAATGCGTGTGAAGGGGAAGAGATGAAGCTGACGGATGTCCTCGCAGGGTGTGGTGCCGAGCAGACCTCGGGCGGTCGTTCCGCGGTCGACGTCACCGGTGTGACCCAGGACTCGCGGCGTGTGAAGCCTGGCGACTTGTTCGTCGCCATTCCCGGCACCAAGGAGGACGGTGCCCAGTTCATCGGCGAGGCCGTGTCACGGGGTGCCGTGGCGGTGGTCTCCGAGAAGCCGGTGCCTTCCTCGCAGGTGCCCTTCTTCAAGGTGGGCAGCGCGCGCAAGGCGTTGGCGCTCATCGCCGCGAACTTCCATGGCCGCCCGGCCGACAAGCTGACGCTCCTGGGCGTCACGGGCACCAACGGGAAGACGACCACGACGTATCTCCTGGAGGCGATGAGCACGGCGGCCTATGCGTCCACCGGCGTCATCGGAACGCTGGGCTACAAGTTCGGTGGCAACACGGTGTCCACGGCGAACACCACCCCGGATGCGCTGGAGCTGCACCGCATCTTCCGGGAGATGGTGGACGCGGGCGTGGAGACGGTGGTGATGGAGGTCTCCAGCCACGCGCTCGCGCAGGAGCGCGTGCACGGGCTGACCTTCAAGGCCGCGGGCTTCGCGAATCTGAGCCGTGACCACCTGGACTACCACAAGGACATGGAGGACTACTTCCAGGCGAAGCGGAAGCTGTTCGCCGAGAACCTGTCCGCCACGGGTGTGGGCGTCGTGAATGGCGACGACACGTACGCCAGCCGCATCTACAACGAGCTGCGCGGCCAGAAGCGCATGGCGTGGAAGTTCAGCCGCCAGGGCAATGGCGAGATTTCCGCCGCGGACGTCACCTTCACGCTCTCGGGCATCAAGGGCACGCTGAAGACGCCGGCGGGTGACATCCCGCTCAAGAGCAAGCTGCTCGGTCCCCACAACCTGGAGAACATCCTCCTGGCGGTGGGCATTGGCCTGGGCGCGGGCTTCTCGCGCCGCGAGGTGCAGGAAGGCATCGAGCGCATGATGCCGGTGGCCGGCCGCATGGAGCGCGTGGAGAACTACGGCCCGGCGGGAGCGCCCGCCGTGCTGGTGGACTACGCGCACACGGACGACGCGCTCAAGCGCGCGCTGGAGGCCTCGCGTTCGCTGGCCAAGGGCCGCGTCATCGTCGTCTTCGGCTGCGGTGGAGACCGGGACAAGGGCAAGCGTCCGCTGATGGGCGCGGTGGCCGCGGAGGCCGCGGACCTGGCCGTCATCACCAGCGACAACCCCCGCACGGAGGACCCGGACGAAATCATCAGCCAGGTGACGCCGGGCCTGGAGAAGGGCGGCCTGCGCCGCATCTCCGCGGGCAAGGCGAAGTCGGGCGAGAAGGGCTACCTGGTGGACGCGGACCGCCGCGCGGCCATCGAGCAGGCCATTGGCCTGGCGACGGCCGACGACGTCGTCCTCGTCGCTGGAAAGGGCCACGAGACCTACCAGCAGGTGGGCCAGGAGAAGCACAACTTCGATGACCGCCAGGCGGCGGCGAAGGCGCTGGCGAACCGCACTCCCGGCTGACGAAGGCGGCGCGGCCCGGACTCCCCCACCCGTATGGCAGCTCGATTCAGCGACGAAGAGGTGGTGCAGGCGACCGGGGCGACCCGGCGTGGAGGCTCCGGGCCGGCCGTCTTCAACGCGGTCTGCACCGATACGCGCGCGCTCACCCAGGGCTGCCTTTTCGTGGCCCTGGTGGGCGAGCGCTTCGACGCACACGCCTTCGTGGACGCGGCGGCCCGTGGTGGCGCCGCGGCCGCGGTGGTGGCGAAGGGCCGTCCCCTTCCGGTGCTGCCGGAGGGCTTTGTCCTCTATGAAGTGGACGACACGCTGATGGCGTTGGGGGCCCTGGGCCGCCACCACCGTCAGCGCTTCCGCATCCCCATCTGCGCGGTGGGCGGCTCCAACGGGAAGACGACCACCAAGGAGATGGTGGGCGCCATCCTGGCCACGCGCGGGCCGGCGCTGAAGACGGAGGGCAACTTCAACAACGAAATCGGTGTCCCCCTGACGCTGTTCCGGCTGGAGCCCCAGCACGTGGCGGCGGTCATCGAGGTGGGGATGAACCGGCCCGGTGAAATCGAGCGGCTCACGCGAGTCGTCCAGCCGGACGCGGGTGTCATCACCGTCGTCCAGCCGGAGCACCTGGAGGGCTTGGGCAGCCTTCAGGGCGTGGCCGACGCGGAAGGGGAGATGTTCCAGGAGATGGGCGCGGGGACCACCATCGTGGTCAACGCGGACGACGCGCTCATCCCCGCCCAGGCCGAGCGCAGCACGGCGAACCGCCTGACGTTCGGCCGCGTGGAGAGCGCGGACGTGCGGCTGGTGTCGGTGGAGACGAAGGGGCTCGAGGGCATGGTGGCCACGGTGCGCCACCTGGGCCGCGAGTGGCCCGTGCGCTTGTCCTTCATCGGCCCGCACAACGCGCAGAACGCCACGGCGGCCTTCGCGGTGGCGCTGGCGTTGGGCTACACGCCGGAGGAGTGCGTGCGGGGGCTGGAGGCGGCGCGTCCGTACTCGCGGCGCCTCAACGTGGTGGCGGGGCAGGGCGGGGTGACGGTGATTGACGACTGTTACAACGCGAACCCCGCGTCGATGGACGCGGCGCTCGAGACGCTGGGCACGCTGGTGACGGCCGAGGGCCGCGCGGTGGCGGTGCTGGGCGACATGTTGGAGCTGGGCCCGGGAGAGCTGGAGGAGCACGCGCGGTTGGGCGAGCTCGCCGGGAGCAAGGCGGCGCTGGTGGCCTTCTTCGGGCCCCGCTCCGCCGAGGGATTCAAGCGCGCGGGGCTGGGTGGGTCCGCGGCGCATTTCACGGAGGTGGAGCCGCTGGTGGCGTGGTTGACGCCGCGGCTCAGGCCTCGGGACGTGGTGCTGGTGAAGGCGAGCCGCGGGATGCGGCTGGAGCGCGTGGTGGCCGCCCTGACGGGTTCGGCCGCGCCCTCCGGAGGAAACCACTAGTGCTGTACCTGCTCTACGAGCTCATCCAGAACACGGAGGCGGGGCGCATCCTCAACTTCTTGCGCTACCCCACCTTCCGCATCATCGCCGCCGGAGTCTTCGCGCTCGTGCTGGGCATGCTGATTGGTCCGCGCCTCATCGACAGGCTGCGGCTGAATCAGTACGGGCAGAGCAACGTGCGTGAGAACACGCCGGACTCGCATCAGAAGAAGAAGGGCACGCCCACCATGGGTGGCACGCTCATCCTCATCTGCATCGCGGCGGGCACGCTGCTCTTCGCGGACCTGAAGAGCCGGGTCATCTGGGTGGTGCTGCTGCTCACCTTCGGCTACGGCTTCATCGGCTTCCTGGACGACTGGCTCAAGCTGTCCAAGCGCAACTCGAAGGGCCTGGCCGGGCGCAAGAAGATGGCGCTGCAGACCTTCTTCTACCTGGTGGCCGTCTTCGGGCTGCTCACCACGTGGACCCATCCGGATGGCTCGTTCGGCCCCACGCTGCTCATCAACACGCGGCTGACGCTGCCGTTCATCCCCTCGCACTGGTTCAACCTGGACCTGGGCTGGTTCTACGTGGTGTTCGCGTGGCTGGTCATCGTGGGGACGTCCAACGCGGTGAATCTCACCGACGGCCTGGACGGGCTCGCCATCGTCCCGACCATCGTCTCGGCCATCACCTTCGCGGTGCTCTGCTACGTGGCGGGCACCACGCTGAGCATCGCGGACTCGGTGACGGTGGGTGGGACGACGAAGCTGGTGGCGACGCCGCTGTATCAGTACCTGGGTATCCTCCAGGTGCCGGGTGGCGCGGAGCTGGCGGTGTTCTGCGCGTCCATCGTCGGTGCGGGCATCTCGTTCCTGTGGTTCAACACCTACCCGGCCTCCGTCTTCATGGGCGACATCGGCTCGCTGGCGCTGGGTGGCGCGCTGGGCGCGCTGGCGGTGCTGTCCAAGAACGAGGTGGTGTCCGCCATCATCCACGGCATCTTCTTCGCGGAGGCGCTGAGCGTGATGATTCAGGTGGCCTCCTTCAAGATGACGGGAAAGCGCGTCTTCAAGATGGCGCCGGTGCATCACCACTTCGAGCTCAAGGGCCTGGCCGAGCCGAAGATCATCGTCCGTTTCTGGATCGTCTCCATCCTCTGTGGTGGCGTGGCGCTCCTATCGCTGAAGCTGCGCTGAATCTCCTCGAGAGGTGACACATCCATGACGTTCGCGCTGTCCGGGCAGAAGGTGTTGGTGTACGGGCTGGCGAAGAGCGGCGTGGCGGCGCTGCGCTTGTTGCGTCAGCAGGGCGCGCATGTCACGGCGCTGGATGCCCGCGGTGAGGATGCGCTGGGCGACGTGGCCCGCGAGGTGAAGTCGCTGGGTGCCACGCTGGTGACGGGCCCCGCCCCGGCGGGCCTCCTGGAGTCGCAGGCGCTGGTGGTCGTGAGTCCCGGAGTGCCGTTGGCGCTGCCGGAGCTGCGCGCCGCCTCCGCCGCGGGGGTGTCCGTCTGGGGCGAGGTGGAACTCGCGGGGCGCTTCCTGGAGTCGGTGCCGCTGTTCGGCATCACCGGCACCAACGGCAAGAGCACCACCACGGCGCTGACGGGAGAGCTGTTCGAGAAGGGCGGCCGGCGCACCTTCGTCGGCGGCAACCTGGGCCGCCCCTTCAGCGAGGCGGCGATGTCGCCCGGGGATTGGGACGCGTTGGTGGTGGAGCTGTCCAGCTTCCAGCTCGAGGGCATCCAGTCGCTGCGTCCGCGCGGCGCCGTCATCCTCAACCTCACGCCGGACCACCTGGACCGGTACGCGAGCCACGCGACCTACGGCGAGGCCAAGGCCCGCATCTTCCATCACCAGCGCGCGGGTGACTTCGCGGTGGTCAACGCGGACGACGCGGATGTGATGGGCCTGGCTCGCCAGGCGAAGGTGCCGGTGTACGGCTTCAGCGTCACGGGCAAGCCGGTGGTGGACGTGCCGAAGCTCGCGGGGCTGGCGGTGGCGGAGGAGGGCGGTTTCCGGCTGGACTTCCAGGATGAGCACTACCGGTTGAACAACCGCGCGCTGCGCGGGGCGCACAACGCGCAGAACGCGATGGCGGCGACGCTGCTGGCGAGGCTGGGCG from Myxococcus stipitatus carries:
- a CDS encoding penicillin-binding protein, with translation MRDFKATRAPEPNAKGLKLRVQLLFGLFLLLLGVAFGRAVQLQVFEQEKLRGMAQDQYVRQIEIPARRGDIFDRRGAPLAQSVEVDSIWVDPSMLPDVRQSARAMAKVLKVDAEELTARLTRAKRFAWVKRQAKPQEVAAVKELGLPGLGFTKEPKRFYPQRELGAHVVGTVGLDGKGLEGLELAFEDELSGQNSRMSGFRDAKGRKLLVQGALDPLQRQGAAVTLTLDRHLQYVAEKALAKAVEDAKGVAGMVVALDPKTGELLALANYPRFNPNTPESSSRAGMRNRAALDTFEPGSTLKPLVVATALDEKAITSESVFFCENGAWRIGRHTINDHGSHGWLAPRDILRTSSNICMAKIAQVLGREKMVAGYHAFGFTERTGLSLPGEGRGVIPFPKAEVSLATQSFGQGMTATAVQIAAGIGALANDGVLMRPYLVSKVVDPDGVVLLENRPTEVRRAVSAKVAREVVGMLESVVGKGGTATRAFMEEYRVAGKTGTAQKADPVARGYSDKRIGSFVGMVPAEDPRIVILVVVDEPKTDVYGGFVAAPAFKEIATAAMAHLAVPPSRTAAPGSAVAAASPAPAAAKPVAKATEPVRPVLVEADSESPDLGTVRVPDVQGAGGREAVVKLLAAALEPQVQGSGRVVSQTPAAGSLVEKGARVTLELAARQ
- the mraZ gene encoding division/cell wall cluster transcriptional repressor MraZ produces the protein MFRGVYEHQIDAKGRTSLPAKLRETLVGAYDERLIITTALDRCLHAYPVREWEALEASLARRNPMEPGVKTLMRLYVASAQECPLDRLGRLLIPPSLRSYAGLEKDVVWAGMVKVIELWSREGWAKAQEEARQEAASADVMKVLSELRHA
- the murD gene encoding UDP-N-acetylmuramoyl-L-alanine--D-glutamate ligase, producing MTFALSGQKVLVYGLAKSGVAALRLLRQQGAHVTALDARGEDALGDVAREVKSLGATLVTGPAPAGLLESQALVVVSPGVPLALPELRAASAAGVSVWGEVELAGRFLESVPLFGITGTNGKSTTTALTGELFEKGGRRTFVGGNLGRPFSEAAMSPGDWDALVVELSSFQLEGIQSLRPRGAVILNLTPDHLDRYASHATYGEAKARIFHHQRAGDFAVVNADDADVMGLARQAKVPVYGFSVTGKPVVDVPKLAGLAVAEEGGFRLDFQDEHYRLNNRALRGAHNAQNAMAATLLARLGGVPADAVQAGLDSYPGLPHRLESVRVLDGVEWVNDSKATNVDSVLVALRAFRSGLWLIAGGKGKGAPYAPMVEEGLGKVKGVLTIGADADVLAKAYADRAQVHACGTLAAAVAKARELARAGETVLLSPACASYDQFKNFEDRGDTFKRLVGAL
- a CDS encoding UDP-N-acetylmuramoyl-tripeptide--D-alanyl-D-alanine ligase; amino-acid sequence: MAARFSDEEVVQATGATRRGGSGPAVFNAVCTDTRALTQGCLFVALVGERFDAHAFVDAAARGGAAAAVVAKGRPLPVLPEGFVLYEVDDTLMALGALGRHHRQRFRIPICAVGGSNGKTTTKEMVGAILATRGPALKTEGNFNNEIGVPLTLFRLEPQHVAAVIEVGMNRPGEIERLTRVVQPDAGVITVVQPEHLEGLGSLQGVADAEGEMFQEMGAGTTIVVNADDALIPAQAERSTANRLTFGRVESADVRLVSVETKGLEGMVATVRHLGREWPVRLSFIGPHNAQNATAAFAVALALGYTPEECVRGLEAARPYSRRLNVVAGQGGVTVIDDCYNANPASMDAALETLGTLVTAEGRAVAVLGDMLELGPGELEEHARLGELAGSKAALVAFFGPRSAEGFKRAGLGGSAAHFTEVEPLVAWLTPRLRPRDVVLVKASRGMRLERVVAALTGSAAPSGGNH
- the ftsL gene encoding cell division protein FtsL; amino-acid sequence: MSKASSQRGSVSVTGVLMHLLPAVLLFALFAAVGILHVTSRVMVVDMGYRLSRAEAESRSLTRENDRLKLELATLKAPGRLERVAREQLGMAMPAGSAVVSLSAEKPARSSASAAAPSQDKPGVRVAGRGGAGR
- the rsmH gene encoding 16S rRNA (cytosine(1402)-N(4))-methyltransferase RsmH gives rise to the protein MGASDFHHHTVLLREAVELLRPGAGKVIIDGTLGGGGHTEALLAQGASVVGVDRDPVALAAATSRLGSNPRFQGRAGNFADLPRVAADLMPVDGVLVDLGVSSPQLDVAERGFSFSKDGPLDMRMGADGLTAAELIASTDEQELVRILKEYGEEPFARPIARELKRALPTRTLEAAEVVKRAVPRKAWPTRIHVATRTFQALRMAVNQELEALDSLLSALPSLLKVGGRAAVISFHSLEDRKVKEAFRALEGRCTCPPGLPVCACGYVGNFTVVTKKAVAASEEEVEVNPRSRSAHLRVVEKVR
- a CDS encoding PilZ domain-containing protein, coding for MNKSVRLKVAYKSPQSLVGEYTRSVGQGGVTLRTRRSLPLGTRFTFELYLGGVPKPVEVLGEVVAVEPPREEPGYLLTVRYGAGEDRSSLDAVLQRIFSAQEKEGLRRFPRLPLTLRATEATPLSPSFLVRDISRGGVGLEVMAPALPRHVRVGTPFLLEMDLMGGELLLHGEVVWTSSIPRKDAATVTPGFGATFGKLRAPMQKRLDALLALESLPPAPWKARVSFGMDAVTRMP
- a CDS encoding UDP-N-acetylmuramoyl-L-alanyl-D-glutamate--2,6-diaminopimelate ligase — encoded protein: MKLTDVLAGCGAEQTSGGRSAVDVTGVTQDSRRVKPGDLFVAIPGTKEDGAQFIGEAVSRGAVAVVSEKPVPSSQVPFFKVGSARKALALIAANFHGRPADKLTLLGVTGTNGKTTTTYLLEAMSTAAYASTGVIGTLGYKFGGNTVSTANTTPDALELHRIFREMVDAGVETVVMEVSSHALAQERVHGLTFKAAGFANLSRDHLDYHKDMEDYFQAKRKLFAENLSATGVGVVNGDDTYASRIYNELRGQKRMAWKFSRQGNGEISAADVTFTLSGIKGTLKTPAGDIPLKSKLLGPHNLENILLAVGIGLGAGFSRREVQEGIERMMPVAGRMERVENYGPAGAPAVLVDYAHTDDALKRALEASRSLAKGRVIVVFGCGGDRDKGKRPLMGAVAAEAADLAVITSDNPRTEDPDEIISQVTPGLEKGGLRRISAGKAKSGEKGYLVDADRRAAIEQAIGLATADDVVLVAGKGHETYQQVGQEKHNFDDRQAAAKALANRTPG
- the mraY gene encoding phospho-N-acetylmuramoyl-pentapeptide-transferase, translated to MLYLLYELIQNTEAGRILNFLRYPTFRIIAAGVFALVLGMLIGPRLIDRLRLNQYGQSNVRENTPDSHQKKKGTPTMGGTLILICIAAGTLLFADLKSRVIWVVLLLTFGYGFIGFLDDWLKLSKRNSKGLAGRKKMALQTFFYLVAVFGLLTTWTHPDGSFGPTLLINTRLTLPFIPSHWFNLDLGWFYVVFAWLVIVGTSNAVNLTDGLDGLAIVPTIVSAITFAVLCYVAGTTLSIADSVTVGGTTKLVATPLYQYLGILQVPGGAELAVFCASIVGAGISFLWFNTYPASVFMGDIGSLALGGALGALAVLSKNEVVSAIIHGIFFAEALSVMIQVASFKMTGKRVFKMAPVHHHFELKGLAEPKIIVRFWIVSILCGGVALLSLKLR
- a CDS encoding STAS domain-containing protein, which encodes MNQVLEVRRRATSAVVGAERVETLMLEGELDEQDLVKLCDEITQRMHRGMRQVVLDLSEVGHLNYRGVKPLMARAEALRRAGGDLKLSGLSPYLAAIFRAAGAHDAFEIYPHMNDARAAFALARSPFV